In one Candidatus Omnitrophota bacterium genomic region, the following are encoded:
- a CDS encoding sialidase family protein, producing MIKKFSLYIALSFLTISVFGEELRIERLFGAEHPGPYKHPASITELDNGDLYLAYYGGSGEYGDDTAVYGARLKQGESSWSFPKVIADTPSLSEGNPVVWQAPDGIVWLFYVNRYGPTWSSSRVKGKLSLDGAYTWSDSFMLTFELGSMVRGQPILSRNGDYLLPMYHETGEDTEFIAPDASSYFMRYNPSTKTWKPTNRIRSSMGNLQPQAVQIDDNYLICYLRRGGNYEPTDKGYILRAESRDGGFTWTDAKPTKFPNPNAAVDFIRLQNGHLFLVYNNSMNDRTPLTAAISTDNDVSYPYRRDICKGDNTFAYPYAIQTRDGKIHVVFTTNNRTVIQRAVFEEKDILNCQSDKNE from the coding sequence ATGATAAAGAAATTCAGCCTATACATTGCATTGTCTTTCTTAACCATTTCTGTTTTCGGCGAAGAACTTCGAATCGAACGTTTGTTCGGCGCCGAACATCCCGGCCCTTACAAGCATCCCGCATCCATAACGGAATTGGATAACGGCGATCTCTATCTCGCCTATTACGGCGGATCGGGCGAATACGGCGACGATACCGCCGTTTATGGCGCCCGGTTGAAGCAAGGCGAATCCTCTTGGTCTTTCCCCAAAGTCATCGCCGATACTCCCAGCCTATCCGAGGGCAATCCCGTAGTCTGGCAGGCGCCGGATGGAATCGTATGGCTATTTTACGTCAATCGATACGGTCCAACCTGGTCTTCATCGCGCGTAAAAGGCAAACTATCGCTGGACGGCGCCTATACATGGTCGGATTCCTTTATGCTGACATTCGAATTGGGTTCAATGGTGCGCGGCCAGCCGATCTTGTCGCGCAACGGCGATTATCTGCTTCCCATGTATCATGAAACCGGCGAAGATACGGAATTCATCGCGCCAGACGCCTCTTCCTATTTTATGCGTTACAATCCGTCGACAAAAACCTGGAAGCCTACGAATAGGATCCGTTCCTCGATGGGCAATTTACAGCCCCAAGCTGTCCAAATCGACGATAATTATCTTATCTGCTATCTTCGCCGCGGCGGCAATTACGAACCGACCGATAAGGGGTATATATTGCGGGCAGAGTCGCGCGACGGAGGCTTTACTTGGACGGACGCCAAACCAACGAAATTTCCCAATCCCAACGCCGCCGTCGATTTCATTCGTTTGCAAAACGGCCATCTGTTTCTTGTTTATAACAATAGCATGAACGATAGAACGCCGTTGACCGCCGCTATATCGACGGATAACGATGTAAGTTATCCCTATCGGCGGGATATATGCAAAGGCGATAATACTTTCGCCTATCCATATGCCATCCAAACCCGCGACGGGAAGATTCACGTAGTTTTCACTACCAACAATCGCACAGTCATACAACGCGCCGTCTTCGAAGAAAAAGACATTCTCAATTGCCAGTCGGATAAAAACGAATGA
- a CDS encoding aldolase/citrate lyase family protein, with amino-acid sequence MQNEFSQKLKNGQCVFGTMVRLISDPGIANLLANAGFDFMFIDMEHSVFSLETVSAIIRTARSCGIEAIVRPPGLAMPYISRLLDAGANGLMIPMTETKEQAEAIRDACYYSPIGKRGCAGLLGQTDYREMDPQEILTYANERITIIAQVESVTGVENIESIVSTEGIKAVIIGPYDLSNSLGMIGRIADPAVTAQIEKVVQACRKYRKVSGIHTGNLEQLKYWKERGMQLLALQTDVNALHDAYKQYMRDLKSL; translated from the coding sequence ATGCAAAATGAATTCTCCCAAAAACTAAAAAATGGACAATGCGTTTTTGGCACGATGGTTCGGCTTATAAGCGATCCGGGCATAGCCAATTTGTTGGCCAACGCCGGATTTGATTTCATGTTTATCGATATGGAACACTCCGTTTTTTCTTTGGAGACGGTTTCCGCGATCATCCGTACGGCCAGAAGCTGCGGCATCGAAGCGATCGTTCGCCCTCCCGGCCTGGCGATGCCGTATATTTCTCGTCTGCTGGACGCCGGGGCCAATGGCTTGATGATCCCCATGACGGAAACGAAAGAACAAGCGGAAGCCATACGCGACGCCTGTTATTACAGCCCCATCGGCAAGCGCGGCTGCGCCGGACTCTTGGGACAGACCGATTATCGCGAAATGGATCCTCAAGAGATTTTAACCTACGCCAATGAGAGAATAACCATCATCGCGCAAGTCGAAAGCGTAACGGGAGTCGAAAATATCGAATCCATCGTTTCCACGGAAGGCATTAAAGCCGTTATCATTGGGCCTTACGACCTATCCAATTCGCTGGGCATGATTGGACGAATCGCCGATCCCGCCGTAACGGCGCAGATCGAGAAAGTCGTACAAGCTTGCCGGAAATATCGTAAAGTATCGGGCATCCATACCGGCAATTTGGAACAGTTGAAATATTGGAAAGAACGAGGAATGCAGTTGCTCGCCTTGCAAACGGACGTCAATGCGCTGCATGATGCCTATAAGCAGTATATGAGAGATTTGAAATCCCTCTGA
- a CDS encoding transposase: MRRNQRFMLAGSLLLLLASGEAAIAAQMYEGPISADFRDLALNAVTKSNDADAVNKGLDDLVKYTNTPDENSQTLAEVEALLGDVDANSYLFSQASLTKAKFLKRLGRGGEAIALFNDGIAHHWKNALLRYSESLIESGELDDACTLEYRRVVADEPYAFYRGEQEDFFIFITLLKLMKSDNSGAMVMDLVFPPLAPFAKHPQAHKIAQALCMANDGRFAEAVSALQTADAELAQGREAREDKNLDELLVFLKNSEVPATNNQAEREIRMAVLIRKIIYGNRSKEGALTQSVLMTIFRTLKRRGYNPIQTLAAALREYIRTGHLPPFPPFLTSDG; this comes from the coding sequence ATGAGAAGGAATCAACGATTTATGCTTGCCGGTTCGCTTTTGCTTCTCTTGGCTAGTGGGGAAGCGGCAATAGCGGCGCAAATGTACGAAGGCCCCATCTCCGCCGATTTTCGCGATTTGGCGCTCAATGCTGTGACGAAATCCAACGACGCCGACGCCGTGAATAAGGGATTGGACGATCTGGTGAAATACACCAACACGCCGGACGAGAATTCCCAAACGCTGGCGGAGGTGGAAGCTTTGCTAGGGGATGTGGACGCGAATTCCTACCTCTTCAGCCAGGCATCCCTGACCAAGGCCAAGTTTCTCAAACGGCTAGGGCGCGGCGGCGAAGCCATCGCCCTCTTCAATGACGGCATCGCCCACCATTGGAAAAATGCCCTGCTGCGCTATTCCGAAAGCCTGATCGAAAGCGGAGAACTGGACGACGCCTGCACCCTGGAATACCGCCGCGTCGTCGCCGATGAGCCATATGCATTCTACCGCGGCGAGCAGGAGGACTTTTTCATCTTCATCACGCTGTTGAAGTTGATGAAGAGCGACAATTCGGGAGCGATGGTGATGGATTTGGTCTTCCCGCCGCTGGCGCCGTTCGCCAAGCATCCGCAAGCGCATAAGATCGCGCAAGCGCTCTGTATGGCGAACGATGGACGCTTTGCCGAAGCGGTAAGCGCTCTGCAAACGGCTGACGCCGAGTTGGCGCAAGGACGCGAGGCGCGGGAAGACAAGAACCTGGACGAATTGTTGGTCTTTCTCAAGAATTCAGAAGTTCCCGCTACCAACAATCAGGCGGAGCGGGAAATCCGGATGGCGGTGTTGATTCGAAAAATCATTTATGGCAATCGCAGTAAGGAGGGCGCGTTGACTCAATCGGTATTGATGACTATCTTTCGCACGTTGAAACGGCGCGGATACAATCCGATCCAAACCCTCGCCGCCGCGCTTCGGGAATATATCCGCACCGGCCATTTACCCCCATTCCCTCCCTTTCTCACTTCAGATGGCTGA
- a CDS encoding YhjD/YihY/BrkB family envelope integrity protein, whose protein sequence is MREFLKRPLSHSFVVKYLYVLRIAVNIFNKKGVWAHASVCGYATILSMVPVAAISLIILSAFTFQDPELKEYRMEPDTSAPTQESPFDGVVNKYEIQNSSFSNRVFDFIFDHFVPGAASGARAELLEAKQTILEFIQRASALRFVTLFLLILTCVSLYNSIEHAFNEIWAVQRRRTLFSRFLACWLLLTLTPILLGLSYYYSSRFEASGFASRWMGQEWTSWLINHIVSYGLTLFAFFFSNRYLPNLHVNFFPALVGSALSAILWEAAKVGFDLYIKYVTSQPSSYYSIFGTVAAIPIFILWLYYSYLCFLLGPVIACAIQDFDKHVARLRQKEWFTLHRPVHSLKIFLEICRHFREREGGYSLSDLRQETGWTEEQVKRCLRDLEQVRLIHQERRENVYYPNGDFSRLLVSDAMERLIGLKSPDAARAVLPEPWQQSLQQTLQNSSNLTIANLLEASK, encoded by the coding sequence ATGCGGGAATTCCTTAAGCGTCCGCTCTCCCATTCTTTTGTAGTGAAATATTTGTATGTTCTTCGCATTGCGGTCAACATCTTCAACAAGAAAGGCGTATGGGCGCACGCTTCTGTCTGCGGCTACGCCACTATTCTTTCTATGGTGCCCGTCGCCGCGATTTCGTTGATTATTCTCAGCGCTTTCACGTTTCAAGACCCGGAGTTGAAAGAATACCGGATGGAACCGGATACGAGCGCTCCCACTCAGGAATCGCCCTTTGATGGAGTGGTAAATAAATACGAAATTCAAAACTCCAGTTTCAGCAACCGCGTATTCGATTTCATCTTCGATCATTTCGTTCCCGGAGCCGCTTCCGGAGCGCGGGCCGAATTGCTGGAAGCCAAACAGACGATACTGGAATTCATCCAAAGAGCCTCCGCACTCCGCTTCGTCACCCTATTTCTTCTCATCCTTACTTGCGTAAGTCTCTACAACAGCATCGAGCACGCCTTCAATGAAATCTGGGCTGTGCAACGCCGCCGCACTCTCTTCTCCCGCTTTCTCGCCTGTTGGCTGCTATTGACGTTGACGCCGATTCTCTTGGGCTTGTCCTATTATTATTCCAGCCGCTTCGAAGCCAGCGGCTTCGCTTCCCGCTGGATGGGTCAGGAGTGGACTTCCTGGCTGATCAACCATATCGTTTCCTACGGTTTGACCTTATTCGCCTTCTTCTTCTCCAATCGCTATCTGCCCAATCTGCACGTCAATTTCTTTCCCGCTCTGGTGGGCAGCGCCCTTTCCGCCATACTCTGGGAAGCCGCCAAAGTGGGCTTCGATCTCTACATTAAGTACGTAACCTCGCAGCCGTCCAGCTATTACAGCATTTTCGGAACCGTCGCGGCGATTCCTATCTTCATTCTCTGGCTGTATTACAGTTACCTTTGTTTTCTTTTAGGGCCGGTGATCGCATGCGCTATACAGGACTTCGACAAACACGTCGCCCGGCTGCGCCAAAAGGAATGGTTTACGCTGCATCGTCCCGTTCATTCCTTGAAAATCTTTTTGGAGATATGCCGTCATTTCCGCGAGCGGGAAGGCGGATATTCCCTTTCCGACTTGCGGCAGGAAACTGGCTGGACGGAGGAGCAGGTCAAGCGCTGTTTGCGAGACCTGGAACAGGTTCGCTTGATCCACCAGGAGCGCCGCGAAAACGTCTATTATCCCAACGGCGATTTCAGCCGCCTTCTCGTTTCCGACGCGATGGAGCGCTTGATCGGTTTGAAATCGCCGGATGCGGCAAGAGCCGTCCTTCCGGAACCCTGGCAACAATCCTTGCAACAAACCCTCCAAAACAGCAGCAATTTAACCATCGCAAACCTGCTCGAAGCAAGTAAATAA